In Dysidea avara chromosome 3, odDysAvar1.4, whole genome shotgun sequence, a single window of DNA contains:
- the LOC136249488 gene encoding protein argonaute-2-like, protein MDPNMAKSPFSPLDQGLPITTVQNVQSIFAYNPATTEGPTEGMTDYHPQHRHQQQQQFIPPQRSPSSLYHPSHPSHLYSPHPIQQQPPFVRHPPSHFGYSNGRQYPPPPSVPSLHTPLSTWSNPPLGSVTSLTSPMTTLTSQLGDLQLQSPSVTLNSPRALASPLVTMSSPLIQSPLELHSSPLSMTFTPSIGEDTESVFAIPQSPASQPNPPLSGDSTVAARRYEPPLRPDIGHSGRPISLRANHFQVKIPSIELFHYDVAIIPEKCPRRVNREVVEEVVKKYGHYFGGQKPVFDGRKNLYSKRPLPIGRDRVEVEVSINGDSAGKQDRLFKASIKHVAKVNLGYLEQALDGRIQVPFEAIQALDVIMRHLPSQRYAPVGRSFFAPPDGRDSHPLGGGREVWFGFHQSIRPSQWKMMMNIDVSATAFYKHQSVLEFLAEVLDLQSIDDQTRPLSDSQRVKFSREIKGLKVEVTHTGRIKRKYRIQDVTRRPASAQTFPMQINPESSETVDCSVVQYFREKHKISLKFPYLPCLQVGKLEKHTYLPLEVCVLVPGQRCTKKLSDIQTSHMIHATARNAPDREFEINKIIERASFNEDPFVREFGISVDSKMVMITGRVLPPPKLQYGGLTRVQAEPRQGQWDMRSKHFYQGIEIHSWAICVFAQQRQCKEDQLRQFIFNLRKISRDAGMSIRNDPMYCRYASNIEQVEPLLKHIKNHFPSIQLIMVILPGKTPIYAEVKRVGDTLLGVATQCVQTKNINKISIQTISNLCLKINVKLGGINSIIVPEMKPSFLRTEPVIFFGADVTHPAAGDDKKPSIAAVVGSIDGHPSRYSASVRIQQHRQEIIQDLTSMVRELLIAFYKNTRGFKPTRIIFYRDGVSEGQFQMVLHSELSSIMQACMDLERDYQPGITFIVVQKRHHTRLFCADRRDQVGRSGNIPAGTTVDVGITHPSEFDFYLCSHAGIQGTSRPSHYHVLWDDNNFTADELQSLTYQLCHTYVRCTRSVSIPAPAYYAHLVAFRARYHLMDREERSTDGSGTSGGDENKLSSSPQSMAQAIKVHDVISKVMYFA, encoded by the exons ATGGACCCGAACATGGCGAAGAGCCCCTTCTCACCTCTcgaccagg GCCTCCCTATTACGACCGTTCAAAATGTTCAGAGTATTTTTGCGTACAATCCTGCGACAACTGAAGGGCCCACTGAAGGCATGACGGACTATCATCCTCAACACCGTcatcaacaacaacagcagtTCATTCCTCCCCAGAGGAGCCCTAGCAGTCTATACCATCCCTCTCATCCTTCCCACCTCTACAGCCCCCACCCTATTCAACAACAGCCTCCTTTTGTCAGGCACCCACCAAGTCACTTTGGCTACTCCAATGGTAGGCAGTACCCTCCTCCACCCTCAGTTCCCTCTCTACATACTCCATTGTCAACGTGGAGCAATCCACCACTAGGATCTGTAACTTCTTTGACCAGTCCAATGACTACACTTACAAGCCAGTTGGGTGATTTACAACTCCAGAGTCCCTCTGTTACGTTGAATAGTCCTCGAGCATTGGCAAGCCCTCTGGTTACAATGAGCAGTCCGCTGATCCAGAGCCCGTTAGAATTACATAGTTCACCATTGTCAATGACTTTTACACCGTCAATCGGTGAAGACACTGAATCAGTTTTTGCCATTCCTCAATCGCCCGCCAGCCAACCTAATCCTCCACTGAGTGGTGACTCTACTGTTGCTGCTAGAAGGTATGAACCACCGCTGAGACCCGACATTGGACACAGCGGCAGACCAATCAGTTTAAGAGCCAATCATTTTCAAGTCAAGATTCCATCTATTGAATTATTCCATTATGATGTTGCCATCATACCTGAGAAGTGTCCTCGGAGAGTCAATCGTGAAGTTGTAGAAGAAGTGGTGAAAAAGTATGGTCATTATTTTGGAGGACAAAAGCCTGTTTTTGATGGCAGAAAGAATCTGTATTCAAAGAGACCCTTGCCGATAGGCAGAGACAGA GTTGAGGTTGAAGTTTCCATCAATGGCGACAGCGCTGGTAAACAAGACAGACTATTCAAG GCCTCAATCAAGCATGTAGCCAAAGTTAACTTGGGATATTTGGAACAAGCCCTTGATGGAAGGATTCAGGTGCCATTTGAAGCTATTCAAGCCCTTGATGTGATAATGAGACATCTGCCTTCTCAAAG GTATGCCCCTGTCGGGCGTTCATTCTTTGCTCCTCCGGATGGTCGGGATTCCCACCCCCTTGGTGGTGGCCGTGAGGTGTGGTTTGGGTTTCACCAGAGTATCAGACCATCACAGTGGAAAATGATGATGAATATtgatg TGTCAGCGACGGCATTCTACAAGCATCAATCAGTTCTGGAGTTCCTGGCAGAAGTGCTCGACCTGCAATCCATTGATGATCAGACCCGGCCTCTCTCCGACTCGCAACGTGTGAAGTTTAGCAGAGAAATCAAAG GCCTTAAAGTGGAGGTGACTCATACAGGTAGGATCAAGAGAAAATATAGGATCCAAGATGTCACCCGACGGCCTGCCTCTGCTCAAAC GTTTCCTATGCAGATTAATCCTGAATCTTCCGAGACAGTTGACTGCAGTGTGGTGCAATATTTCAGAGAGAAGCACAAGATATCTCTGAAATTTCCTTATCTTCCATGTCTACAGGTTGGAAAACTGGAGAAACATACATACCTGCCACTGGAA GTTTGTGTGTTAGTGCCTGGCCAACGATGTACAAAGAAACTCTCCGACATTCAAACATCTCACATGATCCAT GCTACTGCTCGAAATGCTCCTGACAGGGAATTTGAGATAAACAAAATT ATTGAGAGAGCTAGTTTTAACGAAGATCCATTTGTGAGGGAGTTTGGCATTAGTGTAGACTCTAAGATGGTAATGATAACCGGTCGAGTTCTGCCTCCCCCTAAACTACAATATGGTGGACTA ACAAGAGTGCAGGCTGAGCCCAGACAAG GCCAGTGGGACATGCGCAGCAAACACTTCTATCAGGGAATTGAGATTCACTCTTGGGCCATCTGTGTGTTCGCACAACAGCGTCAGTGTAAAGAAGATCAACTCAG GCAATTTATCTTCAATTTGAGGAAGATTAGCAGAGATGCAG GAATGTCtattagaaatgatccaatgTATTGTAGATATGCCTCCAATATAGAGCAG GTAGAACCATTGCTGAAACACATTAAGAATCACTTCCCATCCATCCAACTGATCATGGTAATTCTGCCAGGGAAGACCCCAATATATG CGGAAGTCAAAAGAGTTGGAGATACTTTACTAGGGGTGGCTACCCAGTGTGTACAGACAAAGAACATTAACAAGATCTCAATTCAGACAATATCTAACTTGTGCCTTAAGATTAACGTGAAACTGGGTGGTATTAACAGTATCATTGTGCCAGAAATGAA GCCATCATTCTTGAGAACGGAGCCAGTGATATTCTTTGGTGCAGATGTGACTCATCCGGCAGCTGGTGATGATAAGAAGCCATCCATTGCTGCG GTTGTTGGTAGCATAGATGGTCACCCTAGTAGATATTCAGCATCAGTAAGAATTCAGCAACATCGACAG GAAATAATCCAAGACTTAACCAGTATGGTGCGAGAATTGTTAATAGCCTTCTACAAGAACACTCGAGGGTTCAAGCCGACCAGAATAATCTTTTACAGAGATGGTGTCAGTGAAGGACAATTCCAAATG GTCCTTCATAGTGAGCTCAGTAGCATAATGCAGGCCTGTATGGACCTAGAGCGAGACTACCAACCTGGGATCACCTTCATTGTTGTACAGAAACGTCATCATACTCGTCTGTTCTGTGCAGACCGTCGAGACCAG GTTGGTCGTAGTGGCAACATTCCTGCAGGTACTACTGTGGATGTCGGTATAACCCATCCAAGTGAATTTGATTTTTACTTGTGTAGTCATGCTGGAATACAG GGTACAAGTCGTCCGTCGCACTACCATGTTCTCTGGGATGACAATAACTTCACAGCTGATGAATTGCAGTCTCTCACTTATCAACTATGTCACACTTACGTCCGCTGCACCAGATCTGTTTCGATCCCTGCTCCAGCATACTATGCCCACTTGGTGGCATTTAGGGCAAGGTACCACTTAATGGACAGAGAAGAGAGAAG CACGGATGGATCTGGCACATCCGGTGGTGATGAAAATAAGTTGTCCTCTTCCCCACAGTCGATGGCTCAGGCCATTAAAGTACATGATGTCATCAGCAAAGTAATGTACTTTGCGTGA